From Afipia carboxidovorans OM5, one genomic window encodes:
- the pstS gene encoding phosphate ABC transporter substrate-binding protein PstS, with translation MNFFKTIVAAGFVAASASAFSLPAMAADITGAGATFPFPVYSKWADAYKKETGNGLNYQSIGSGAGIKQILAKTVTFGATDAPLKADRLDKDGLLQWPMVMGAIVPVVNVEGVKSGELVLSGEVLGDIYLGKVTKWNDPAIAKLNPNLKLPSDAIAVVRRSDGSGTSFNFTDYLSKANAEWKSKVGSGTAVEWPVGVGAKGNEGVAGNVGQTKNSIGYVEYAYAKQNKLTHVALINKAGKTVQPTIASFQAAAANADWAHAPGYYVILTDQPGETSWPITAATFILMYKEPADKAASAEAIKFFKWAFEKGGKMAEELDYIPMPDSVVKQIEKTWTSEIKS, from the coding sequence TCCGCCTTTTCGCTCCCGGCGATGGCGGCTGACATCACCGGTGCGGGCGCGACCTTCCCGTTCCCGGTCTATTCGAAATGGGCCGATGCCTACAAGAAAGAGACGGGCAACGGCCTGAACTATCAATCGATCGGCTCGGGCGCCGGCATCAAGCAGATCCTCGCCAAGACCGTGACCTTCGGCGCGACCGACGCGCCGCTCAAGGCCGATAGACTCGATAAGGACGGCCTCCTGCAGTGGCCGATGGTGATGGGCGCGATCGTTCCCGTCGTGAACGTCGAGGGCGTGAAGTCGGGTGAACTCGTTCTTTCGGGCGAAGTGCTTGGTGACATCTATCTCGGCAAGGTCACCAAGTGGAACGACCCGGCGATTGCCAAGCTCAATCCGAACCTGAAGCTTCCCTCCGATGCGATCGCGGTGGTGCGTCGCTCCGACGGTTCGGGCACCTCGTTCAACTTCACCGACTATCTGTCCAAGGCCAATGCCGAATGGAAGTCCAAGGTCGGTTCGGGCACTGCCGTCGAGTGGCCGGTGGGTGTCGGCGCCAAGGGCAACGAAGGTGTTGCCGGTAATGTCGGTCAGACCAAGAACTCGATCGGTTATGTCGAGTATGCTTATGCCAAGCAGAACAAGCTGACCCACGTGGCGCTGATCAACAAGGCCGGCAAGACCGTGCAGCCGACCATTGCGTCGTTCCAGGCTGCGGCCGCCAACGCCGACTGGGCGCATGCACCGGGCTACTACGTGATCCTGACCGACCAGCCGGGTGAGACCTCCTGGCCGATCACTGCGGCGACCTTCATCCTGATGTACAAGGAGCCGGCCGATAAGGCGGCGTCCGCCGAAGCCATCAAGTTCTTCAAGTGGGCGTTCGAGAAGGGCGGCAAGATGGCCGAGGAGCTCGACTACATCCCGATGCCGGACTCGGTCGTGAAGCAGATCGAGAAGACCTGGACCTCCGAGATCAAGAGCTGA
- the phoB gene encoding phosphate regulon transcriptional regulator PhoB, protein MSARILVVEDEEALATLLRYNLDAEGYDVETVARGDEADTRLKERVPDLVVLDWMLPGLSGIELCRRLRARPETKQLPIIMLTARGEESERVRGLATGADDYIVKPFSVPELLARVKGLLRRASPERVASVLIYGDIELDREKRRVARSGRPIDLGPTEYRLLEFFLQHPGRVFSREQLLDGVWGRDIYIDERTVDVHIGRLRKLLNPGEEQDPIRTVRGAGYALDDRFAKATE, encoded by the coding sequence ATGAGCGCACGAATTCTGGTCGTCGAAGACGAGGAGGCGTTAGCGACGCTGCTTCGCTACAATCTCGATGCGGAAGGTTACGACGTCGAAACTGTGGCGCGCGGCGACGAGGCCGACACGAGGCTGAAGGAGCGCGTGCCCGATCTTGTCGTTCTGGACTGGATGCTGCCGGGCCTGTCCGGCATCGAGCTCTGCCGCAGGCTGCGGGCGCGGCCAGAGACCAAGCAACTGCCGATCATCATGCTGACCGCGCGCGGCGAAGAGAGCGAGCGCGTCCGCGGGCTTGCGACCGGCGCTGACGATTACATCGTCAAGCCGTTCTCGGTGCCGGAGTTGCTGGCGCGGGTGAAGGGCCTGTTGCGACGTGCGAGCCCCGAGCGGGTCGCAAGCGTGCTGATCTATGGCGACATCGAACTCGATCGCGAGAAGCGCCGTGTGGCGCGCTCCGGCCGTCCGATCGATCTTGGGCCGACTGAATACCGGCTTCTTGAGTTCTTCCTGCAGCATCCGGGGCGCGTGTTCAGCCGCGAGCAGTTGCTTGATGGCGTCTGGGGCCGCGACATCTATATCGACGAGCGGACCGTCGACGTGCATATCGGCCGGCTGCGCAAGCTGCTTAATCCCGGTGAGGAGCAGGATCCCATCCGCACCGTGCGCGGTGCGGGCTATGCGCTCGACGACCGCTTCGCCAAGGCGACGGAGTGA
- a CDS encoding aspartate aminotransferase family protein, producing the protein MTTNTTSHLMPVFARVDLAFERGEGAWLIATDGERYLDFTSGVAVNALGHAHPHLVAAVQAQAAKLWHMSNLFRSPDGEKVAARLCENSFADEVFFANSGAEALECAIKVTRRYHARKGHPERYRIITFEGAFHGRTLATLAAGGQEKYLDGFGPKVEGFDQVPLGDIEAVKKAIGPETAGILIEPVQGEGGVREPSHSFFRALRELCDDKGLLLVFDEVQTGMGRTGELFAYKRLGVEPDVMALAKALGGGFPIGACLTTREAASGMTAGSHGSTFGGNPLAIAAASAVLDVMLAPGFFDHVKRASLVLKQKLASIIDRYPGVLREVRGEGLLIGLQAALPAPDLIAALRDEKLLTVGAGENVVRLLPPLIVTESEIEDAVGRIEKACARLAQDLPDAPRKEKAAS; encoded by the coding sequence ATGACCACCAACACGACGTCTCATCTCATGCCGGTCTTTGCCCGGGTCGATCTCGCTTTTGAACGCGGCGAGGGCGCGTGGCTGATAGCGACCGACGGAGAACGATATCTCGATTTCACGAGCGGCGTCGCCGTCAACGCGCTCGGCCACGCTCACCCGCATCTCGTTGCGGCGGTGCAGGCGCAGGCCGCAAAACTGTGGCACATGTCGAACCTGTTCCGCAGCCCAGATGGCGAGAAGGTCGCCGCGCGGCTTTGCGAGAACAGTTTTGCGGACGAAGTATTCTTCGCAAATTCCGGCGCCGAGGCGCTCGAATGCGCGATCAAGGTCACGCGCCGCTATCATGCGCGCAAGGGCCATCCGGAGCGCTACCGCATTATCACTTTCGAGGGCGCCTTTCACGGCCGTACGCTCGCGACGCTGGCTGCCGGTGGCCAGGAAAAATATCTCGACGGCTTCGGCCCCAAGGTCGAAGGCTTCGATCAGGTGCCGCTCGGCGACATCGAAGCGGTCAAGAAGGCTATCGGGCCTGAGACGGCGGGCATTCTGATCGAGCCGGTGCAGGGCGAGGGTGGCGTGCGCGAGCCGTCGCATAGCTTCTTCAGGGCGCTGCGCGAGCTTTGCGACGACAAGGGCCTGCTCCTTGTATTCGACGAAGTGCAGACCGGCATGGGACGCACCGGCGAACTGTTCGCCTACAAGCGGCTTGGCGTTGAGCCCGACGTGATGGCGCTGGCCAAGGCGCTCGGCGGCGGCTTTCCGATCGGCGCTTGCCTCACGACACGCGAAGCAGCCTCGGGCATGACGGCCGGCAGCCATGGCTCCACCTTCGGCGGAAATCCGCTGGCGATCGCGGCTGCGAGTGCGGTGCTCGATGTGATGCTGGCACCGGGCTTTTTCGACCATGTGAAGCGCGCTTCGCTTGTCCTGAAGCAGAAGCTCGCCTCGATCATCGACCGCTATCCCGGCGTGCTGCGCGAAGTGCGTGGCGAAGGCCTGTTGATCGGATTGCAGGCGGCGCTGCCTGCGCCGGATCTGATAGCAGCGCTGCGCGATGAAAAACTTCTGACTGTCGGTGCCGGCGAGAACGTCGTGCGGCTGTTGCCACCTTTGATCGTCACCGAATCCGAAATCGAGGATGCGGTCGGGCGGATCGAGAAGGCGTGCGCGCGTCTTGCGCAGGATTTGCCGGACGCGCCCCGCAAGGAGAAGGCTGCATCATGA
- the pstB gene encoding phosphate ABC transporter ATP-binding protein PstB, producing MTDVSSLAAAGSRPAVPPPVIDLDVPAKVAVRNLNFYYGQHHALKNINLSIATNRVTAFIGPSGCGKSTLLRIFNRMYDLYPGQRAEGSVTLDGTDILDPRLDLNLLRARIGMVFQKPTPFPMTIYENIAFGVRLYEKISKSEMDGRVEQALRSGALWNEVKDKLGASGLSLSGGQQQRLCIARTVAVRPEVILFDEPCSALDPISTAKIEELIAELKKDYTIAIVTHNMQQAARCSDYTAFMYLGELVEFDETSRIFTSPADRRTQDYITGRFG from the coding sequence ATGACCGACGTATCTTCGCTCGCTGCCGCCGGTTCCCGTCCGGCTGTCCCGCCGCCCGTGATCGATCTCGACGTGCCGGCCAAGGTCGCCGTTCGGAATCTGAATTTCTATTACGGCCAGCACCACGCACTGAAGAACATCAACCTGTCGATCGCCACCAACCGTGTGACGGCCTTCATCGGCCCTTCGGGTTGCGGCAAGTCGACGCTGCTTCGCATCTTCAACCGGATGTACGATCTCTATCCGGGCCAGCGCGCGGAAGGCAGCGTCACGCTCGACGGTACCGACATTCTCGATCCGCGGCTCGACCTCAATCTGCTGCGGGCGCGGATCGGCATGGTGTTCCAGAAGCCGACGCCGTTTCCGATGACGATCTACGAGAACATCGCTTTCGGCGTTCGCCTCTATGAGAAGATCTCCAAGTCGGAGATGGACGGCCGCGTCGAGCAGGCGTTGCGCAGCGGCGCACTGTGGAACGAGGTGAAGGATAAACTCGGCGCGAGTGGTCTCAGCCTCTCCGGCGGCCAGCAGCAGCGGTTGTGCATTGCGCGTACCGTTGCGGTGCGGCCCGAGGTGATCCTGTTCGACGAGCCGTGTTCGGCGCTTGACCCGATCTCGACGGCGAAGATCGAGGAACTGATCGCGGAACTGAAGAAGGACTACACCATCGCGATCGTCACTCATAACATGCAGCAGGCGGCCCGCTGCTCGGACTACACGGCGTTCATGTATCTCGGCGAACTCGTCGAATTCGACGAGACCAGCCGAATCTTCACCTCGCCGGCCGACCGCCGCACCCAGGATTACATCACCGGACGCTTCGGCTAA
- a CDS encoding GcrA family cell cycle regulator, whose amino-acid sequence MTVMNWTDDRVEQLKKLWESGLSASQIAAELGNITRNAVIGKVHRLGLSGRAKSPSSSAPRQRKVRPAQHMMRISRPMARGNTALAHSYEVEAEPDPIAFDNVVPMNQRRTLLELTEDTCHWPVGDPGSTEFFFCGGKTLGGPYCAHHSRIAYQPAGDRRRSQPKTGR is encoded by the coding sequence ATGACGGTGATGAATTGGACCGACGATCGCGTCGAACAGCTCAAGAAATTGTGGGAGTCCGGCCTTTCCGCAAGCCAGATTGCCGCCGAACTTGGCAACATCACCCGCAATGCCGTCATCGGCAAGGTCCACCGGCTCGGCTTGTCGGGCCGCGCCAAGAGCCCCTCCTCGTCGGCACCCCGCCAGCGCAAGGTGCGCCCGGCGCAGCACATGATGCGGATCAGCCGGCCGATGGCGCGCGGCAACACCGCGCTCGCCCATTCCTATGAGGTCGAGGCCGAGCCCGATCCGATTGCCTTCGACAACGTGGTGCCGATGAACCAGCGCCGCACGCTGCTCGAACTTACCGAGGATACCTGCCACTGGCCGGTCGGCGATCCCGGCAGCACCGAGTTCTTCTTCTGCGGCGGCAAAACGCTCGGCGGCCCCTATTGCGCGCATCACTCGCGCATTGCCTATCAGCCCGCAGGCGACCGCCGGCGCTCCCAGCCGAAGACGGGACGCTAG
- the pstC gene encoding phosphate ABC transporter permease subunit PstC, which yields MAVHASAMESAGPYDRTRALNAFKLGDRTFYWTTRICALLVLLLLGGIIISLIVGSWPAIVEFGGAFLTTQRWAPSADPPVLGALSPVYGTILTSVIAMIIAIPVGIGIAIFLTELCPMWARRPIGMAVELLAGIPSIIYGMWGFFILGPFLANTIQPFFINLFEGVPILGSIFGGPPSYLSLFNASLILAIMVLPFITAISRDVFATVPPVLKEAAYGVGCTTWEVVRHVVLPYTRVGVIGGVMLALGRALGETMAVTFIIGNSFRISPSIFAPGTTISAAIASEFAESDGLHQSSLMLLGLLLFVLTFFVLAAARLMLLRLQKKAGS from the coding sequence ATGGCCGTACATGCTAGTGCGATGGAGTCGGCAGGCCCCTATGACCGCACCCGTGCGCTGAATGCTTTCAAGCTTGGCGACCGGACGTTCTATTGGACCACGCGCATCTGCGCGCTCCTGGTTCTGCTGCTGCTCGGCGGCATCATCATTTCGCTCATTGTCGGTTCGTGGCCCGCGATCGTGGAGTTCGGCGGCGCGTTTCTGACAACGCAGCGCTGGGCACCATCCGCCGATCCGCCGGTCCTCGGCGCGCTGAGCCCGGTCTACGGCACGATCCTGACTTCGGTCATCGCCATGATCATCGCGATCCCGGTCGGTATCGGCATTGCGATTTTCCTCACCGAGTTGTGTCCGATGTGGGCGCGCCGGCCGATCGGCATGGCGGTTGAACTGCTCGCCGGCATCCCCTCGATCATCTACGGCATGTGGGGCTTCTTCATCCTTGGACCGTTCCTCGCGAACACGATCCAGCCGTTCTTCATCAATCTGTTTGAGGGCGTGCCGATCCTTGGCTCCATTTTCGGCGGCCCGCCGTCTTACCTGAGCCTGTTCAACGCCTCGTTGATCCTTGCGATCATGGTGCTGCCCTTCATCACCGCGATCTCGCGCGATGTGTTCGCGACCGTGCCGCCGGTGTTGAAGGAGGCCGCTTACGGCGTCGGCTGCACCACCTGGGAGGTCGTGCGCCATGTCGTGCTGCCCTATACGCGCGTCGGCGTCATCGGCGGCGTCATGCTGGCGCTCGGCCGTGCACTCGGCGAGACGATGGCGGTGACCTTCATCATCGGCAACTCGTTCCGCATCTCGCCGTCGATCTTCGCGCCCGGCACTACGATCTCCGCGGCGATCGCAAGCGAATTCGCCGAGAGCGACGGTCTGCATCAATCGAGCCTGATGCTGCTCGGCCTGCTGTTGTTCGTGCTGACGTTCTTTGTGCTCGCCGCCGCGCGGCTGATGCTGCTGCGTCTGCAGAAGAAGGCGGGGAGCTGA
- the pstA gene encoding phosphate ABC transporter permease PstA, whose product MKQTDNNQTVNPIYASRRRRDFVIRVLCFGAAAFGVSWLAMILFTLIYNGLAGMSWQLFTQNTPPPGASEGGLLNAIVGSIMMTVIGVGVGAPIGMFAGTYLAEYGKHDRLTPVIRFINDILLSAPSIIIGLFIYGAVVVPMGGFSALAGSLALAVIVIPVVVRTTEDMLLLVPNSLREAASALGLPRSLVIKRIAYRAARAGLITGILLATARVAGETAPLLFTALSNQFFSVDLTHTVANLPVTINNFVQSPYAYWKELAWSGALLITFAVLALNIGARLIGAERTVK is encoded by the coding sequence ATGAAACAGACTGATAATAATCAGACCGTTAATCCGATTTATGCCTCCCGCCGCCGCCGTGATTTTGTCATCCGCGTGCTGTGCTTCGGGGCTGCCGCGTTCGGTGTTTCCTGGCTCGCGATGATCCTGTTCACGCTCATTTATAATGGCCTTGCCGGGATGAGTTGGCAGCTCTTCACCCAGAACACGCCGCCGCCCGGCGCTTCCGAAGGCGGCCTTTTGAACGCCATCGTCGGCTCCATCATGATGACCGTGATCGGCGTCGGTGTCGGCGCGCCGATCGGCATGTTCGCGGGCACCTATCTTGCCGAGTACGGCAAGCATGATCGTCTCACGCCGGTGATCCGATTCATCAACGATATTCTGCTCAGCGCGCCCTCGATCATCATCGGCCTGTTCATCTATGGCGCGGTCGTGGTCCCGATGGGCGGGTTCTCGGCGCTCGCGGGGTCGCTTGCGCTCGCGGTGATTGTGATCCCGGTCGTCGTGCGCACCACCGAGGACATGCTGCTGCTGGTGCCGAATTCGCTGCGCGAGGCGGCATCTGCATTGGGCCTGCCGCGCTCGCTCGTGATCAAGCGCATTGCCTATCGTGCCGCGCGCGCGGGCTTGATCACCGGCATTCTGCTGGCGACCGCGCGCGTTGCCGGTGAGACCGCACCGCTTCTGTTCACCGCGCTGAGCAATCAGTTCTTCAGTGTGGACCTGACCCACACCGTCGCGAACCTTCCCGTCACCATCAACAACTTCGTGCAGAGCCCCTACGCCTATTGGAAAGAATTGGCGTGGAGCGGCGCACTGCTGATCACGTTTGCCGTGCTGGCGCTGAATATCGGGGCGCGACTGATCGGCGCTGAGAGGACCGTAAAATGA
- the argF gene encoding ornithine carbamoyltransferase, with the protein MRNGTNTKLRHFLDLSELPTEDLRAILDASLAMKKNLKAGHPDRPLKDKTLAMIFERPSTRTRVSFEVGMRQLGGEAIMLTGQEMQLGRGETFADTARVLSRFVDIIMIRILSHDALTEMVEHATVPVINGLTRRSHPTQVMADVMTFEEHRGPIKGRTIAWTGDDNNVLASWMHAAERFAFTLRVATPPELAPKKALKDWIKATQASIVLGTDPVEAVRNADCVITDTWMSMGDKDAEQRHNLLKPYQVNEKLMSLAKPDAIFMHCLPAHRGEEVTDDVIDGPQSVVFDEAENRLHAHKGILAWCLGAVG; encoded by the coding sequence ATGAGGAATGGGACCAACACCAAGCTGCGGCACTTTCTCGACCTGTCCGAACTGCCGACCGAGGACCTTCGCGCGATCCTCGATGCCTCGCTTGCGATGAAGAAGAACCTCAAGGCGGGTCATCCCGATCGTCCGCTCAAGGACAAGACGCTGGCGATGATCTTCGAACGGCCCTCGACGCGCACCCGCGTGTCGTTCGAGGTCGGCATGCGCCAGCTCGGCGGCGAGGCGATCATGCTGACCGGGCAGGAGATGCAGCTCGGCCGTGGCGAGACATTTGCCGATACCGCGCGTGTGCTGTCGCGCTTCGTCGATATCATCATGATCCGCATCCTGAGCCATGATGCGCTGACCGAGATGGTGGAGCACGCGACCGTGCCGGTGATCAACGGCCTCACCCGCCGCTCGCATCCGACGCAGGTGATGGCGGATGTCATGACCTTCGAGGAGCATCGCGGGCCGATCAAAGGCCGCACCATTGCGTGGACCGGCGACGACAACAATGTGCTCGCCTCGTGGATGCACGCTGCGGAGCGCTTCGCGTTCACCCTGCGCGTTGCGACGCCGCCGGAGCTTGCGCCAAAGAAGGCGCTGAAGGACTGGATCAAGGCGACGCAAGCATCGATTGTGCTTGGCACCGATCCCGTCGAGGCAGTGCGCAATGCCGATTGCGTCATCACCGACACCTGGATGTCGATGGGCGACAAGGATGCCGAGCAGCGCCACAATCTGCTCAAGCCTTATCAGGTGAATGAGAAGCTGATGTCGCTTGCCAAGCCCGATGCGATTTTCATGCATTGCCTGCCGGCGCATCGCGGTGAGGAGGTCACGGACGACGTGATCGACGGGCCGCAGTCTGTGGTGTTCGATGAGGCGGAAAACCGTCTCCACGCGCACAAGGGCATTCTCGCCTGGTGCCTCGGCGCGGTCGGCTGA
- the phoU gene encoding phosphate signaling complex protein PhoU, translated as MAFEHTAKAFDEDLQELARLVAEMGGLVERQIVDSVVSLTRRDINLSLRVVNADVELDKLQHMIEERGVLTIARRQPMAVDLREIVGALRVATDLERMGDLSKNIAKRVAALDSDFHPLKLIRGLEHMTDLVQSQVKAVLDAYAARDVPAAMAVWKGDEEVDAICTSLFRELLTYMMEDPRNIGFCIHLMFCAKNIERIGDHATNIAETVFYVVEGQPIGGARPKGDMTSFSSTSSVG; from the coding sequence ATGGCTTTTGAACACACCGCGAAAGCGTTCGACGAAGACCTGCAGGAGCTCGCGCGCCTCGTTGCCGAAATGGGCGGCCTGGTCGAGCGGCAGATTGTGGATTCGGTTGTCTCGCTTACCCGCCGCGACATCAATCTGAGCCTCCGCGTCGTCAACGCCGACGTCGAACTCGACAAGCTGCAGCACATGATCGAAGAGCGTGGCGTGCTCACCATTGCGCGCCGCCAGCCGATGGCGGTCGATCTGCGCGAGATCGTCGGCGCGCTTCGGGTTGCGACCGACCTCGAGCGGATGGGTGATCTGTCCAAGAATATCGCCAAGCGCGTTGCCGCGCTCGACAGCGACTTTCATCCGCTGAAGCTGATTCGCGGCCTCGAGCACATGACCGATCTCGTGCAGTCGCAGGTCAAGGCGGTGCTCGATGCCTATGCCGCGCGCGACGTGCCGGCTGCGATGGCGGTCTGGAAGGGCGACGAAGAGGTCGATGCGATCTGTACCTCGCTGTTCCGCGAACTCCTGACCTACATGATGGAAGATCCGCGCAATATCGGCTTCTGTATCCACCTGATGTTCTGCGCGAAGAACATCGAGCGGATCGGCGACCATGCAACCAATATTGCCGAAACGGTGTTCTATGTCGTCGAAGGGCAGCCGATCGGCGGCGCGCGCCCGAAGGGTGACATGACGAGTTTCTCGAGCACATCTTCGGTCGGATAA